In a single window of the Clostridiales bacterium genome:
- a CDS encoding type II toxin-antitoxin system PemK/MazF family toxin: MIIKRGDIFYADLSPVIGSEQGGIRPVLIIQNDIGNKYSPTIIAAAITSQLEKSKLPTHIELSGKNYGLAKDSVILLEQIRTIDRQRLMEKIGHLSEQEMETVNNAISISFGLLN; the protein is encoded by the coding sequence TTGATTATAAAAAGAGGAGATATTTTTTATGCAGATCTAAGTCCTGTAATTGGATCTGAACAAGGTGGCATCAGACCTGTCCTTATTATACAAAATGATATTGGCAACAAATATAGCCCTACTATAATTGCTGCCGCTATAACATCACAATTAGAAAAATCCAAACTACCTACACATATAGAACTATCAGGGAAAAATTACGGCTTAGCTAAAGATTCTGTAATACTATTAGAACAAATACGCACCATAGATAGACAACGGCTTATGGAAAAAATAGGCCACTTAAGTGAACAAGAAATGGAAACTGTAAATAATGCTATAAGCATAAGCTTTGGCTTGCTAAACTAA
- a CDS encoding ABC transporter permease subunit codes for MRSEYFNRNDKLGKIVFFYAILIFMCFISLYPLMNILSVALRPGSMLYSKSLRIIPDNATLENFRIILFERDFFNWLKNSLLVSLAATIITILLSVTAAYAFSRYKFKGKGVLLTSFLITQIFPAPMLLLPTFILLINLHFIGHLWSLVIPYVATAVPFCVWTLKGFFDTVPISIEESAYVDGANLRQIFFRIIVPLSLPAIGVAALFAFTNAWNEYIVARVVLTTDSMYTLPIALTNLSGQFNTDWGVFAAASLVTAVPVIIVFISLSKFMISGLTLGGVKG; via the coding sequence ATGAGAAGTGAATATTTTAATAGAAATGACAAATTAGGTAAGATAGTGTTTTTTTATGCCATATTGATATTTATGTGTTTTATATCTTTATACCCTTTAATGAATATTTTATCAGTGGCATTAAGGCCTGGAAGTATGTTGTATTCTAAGAGTTTGAGGATAATACCAGATAATGCAACATTAGAGAATTTTAGAATAATATTATTTGAAAGAGATTTTTTTAATTGGTTGAAAAACAGTTTATTAGTTTCATTAGCTGCGACTATTATTACTATATTGCTGTCAGTTACAGCAGCTTATGCATTTTCGAGGTATAAATTTAAGGGAAAAGGAGTGTTATTAACATCATTTTTGATAACACAGATATTTCCTGCGCCTATGTTGCTATTGCCAACATTTATACTACTTATAAATTTGCATTTTATAGGTCATCTTTGGTCGCTGGTAATCCCTTACGTTGCGACAGCAGTTCCTTTTTGTGTTTGGACGCTAAAAGGATTTTTTGATACAGTACCTATATCAATTGAAGAGAGTGCGTATGTAGATGGAGCCAATTTAAGACAAATATTTTTTAGAATAATAGTACCATTGTCGTTGCCAGCAATAGGGGTTGCAGCATTATTCGCATTTACTAATGCATGGAATGAGTATATTGTAGCGAGAGTAGTTTTAACGACTGATTCTATGTATACATTGCCAATAGCACTTACTAATTTATCAGGGCAATTTAATACAGACTGGGGAGTTTTTGCTGCAGCAAGTTTAGTAACAGCGGTACCAGTTATTATTGTATTTATATCATTGTCTAAATTTATGATAAGTGGGTTGACATTGGGTGGAGTTAAAGGTTAG
- a CDS encoding PRC-barrel domain-containing protein translates to MIKQSECIGLPIISEKEGEIVGRVQDFLISDKDKSIFGFILEGNLFSGEKIILLENVLKMGKDAIVVDNKDVVSNLKVDINYKMKDKEVYTKDGINLGMIKDIRVNEENGEIECVEISDGIISDIINGRRVLPLIGKVLFSDNNIIVEKQAYEEIESSSKGINNYLGAF, encoded by the coding sequence GTGATAAAGCAAAGTGAATGTATAGGTTTGCCGATAATTAGTGAAAAAGAAGGAGAGATAGTTGGGCGAGTGCAAGATTTTTTGATTTCAGATAAAGATAAAAGTATCTTTGGGTTCATATTGGAAGGGAATTTATTTTCTGGTGAAAAAATTATTTTGCTGGAAAATGTTTTAAAGATGGGAAAAGATGCGATTGTAGTTGATAACAAAGACGTTGTGAGTAATTTGAAGGTAGATATAAATTATAAAATGAAGGATAAGGAAGTTTATACTAAAGATGGAATAAATTTAGGAATGATAAAGGACATAAGAGTGAATGAAGAAAATGGTGAAATAGAATGTGTAGAAATATCGGATGGCATAATATCAGATATTATTAATGGTCGAAGGGTGTTACCTCTAATAGGAAAAGTTTTATTTTCAGATAATAATATTATCGTGGAAAAGCAAGCATATGAAGAAATAGAATCCAGCAGCAAAGGAATTAATAACTATTTAGGTGCTTTTTAG
- a CDS encoding site-2 protease family protein, protein MLVCMLVKCMLIILSFLLHELGHIIAIKIFGVTLRKIRFVGVGASILIDERSLNDNQKAVIYLSGPLMNIIFATIAHLISSSNYILYFTRINICIFIVNILPIIPLDGSKIIKIILERKLGMNKSKRMIIRLSNTCIVILGILGIIQIIKHKNFNILVVVIYINNIIREEIRMSNLKGMERILTRKERFLKKGIYPVRHIAVLNNGFVSDVLKNLDFDSIHIINILDKDLNLLAVINEEKLLNSLIEKGTGITFNDIKN, encoded by the coding sequence ATGTTAGTATGTATGTTAGTAAAATGTATGTTAATTATACTTAGTTTTTTGTTACATGAATTAGGACATATAATTGCTATTAAAATTTTTGGAGTTACTTTACGAAAAATAAGATTCGTTGGTGTAGGCGCGAGTATATTAATTGACGAAAGAAGTCTTAATGATAATCAAAAAGCCGTAATATATTTATCAGGGCCATTAATGAATATAATTTTTGCGACAATAGCACATTTAATATCAAGTTCTAACTACATATTATATTTTACAAGAATAAATATATGTATATTTATTGTAAATATATTACCCATTATACCTTTAGATGGAAGTAAAATTATTAAAATTATATTAGAAAGAAAATTAGGCATGAATAAAAGTAAAAGAATGATAATCAGATTATCGAACACATGCATAGTTATTTTGGGTATATTAGGAATAATTCAAATAATAAAACATAAGAATTTCAATATACTAGTTGTTGTTATATATATAAATAACATTATTAGAGAGGAGATTAGGATGTCAAATTTAAAAGGAATGGAGAGGATATTAACTAGGAAGGAACGATTTTTAAAAAAGGGAATTTATCCAGTTAGACACATAGCAGTGTTAAATAATGGATTTGTTAGTGATGTACTAAAAAATTTAGATTTTGATAGTATACACATAATAAATATATTAGACAAAGATTTAAATTTGCTTGCTGTGATTAATGAAGAAAAATTATTAAACAGTTTAATAGAAAAGGGAACAGGTATAACATTTAATGACATCAAAAATTAA
- a CDS encoding alpha amylase produces MENLLAILDKLKSRKRGFKRDYYIPRDWNVLGYNKFKTAKNAENEIIVNPYDFMIYTIEQGILSNANKKKRYDKALDVNAKNSVNVFESTVYSMLPRMFTAWDHYKSGEVLQGSFVKSLCLLPYLKQYNIDIIYLLPVFEYSNQYKRGEIGSPYSIKNIYKLDENLHEELLGQDKEMLGVEFKAFVEACHIMGIRVMVDFVFRTVARDNDLIVEHPDWFYWIDLKYKDTFSIFKIPSLDQKVDVSEKTVHDLYKTPDLKNYLKQFRMCPKDEDPYKWEQLIERHNNTGENILDLIESYFHLTTAPAFSDTLNDIQPAWSDVTYIKFFRDRNEVSKKYVSDDVPPYILQDGAKLSVFPAKDKIKELWEYVLDVIPFYQNEYMIDGARIDMGHALPRDLNEKLVALAKKNNKNFILWSEEFDPKKSKQAKDAGFHFISGSLWSVYKEVQDAGFNRALLLDSLMSSELPVAAAVDTPDTPRAATIHYDKTELELIVFLNSFVPNSVPFITNGSECMEIQPMNMGLGNTPSGQYVLPKKDPMYGKLAFFDKYSIHWGTSQAKWMSEIMKKTAELRKKYMSILSKKENFIVQEEMQKHYDFIFFAYYDKKKSKGLFFLANRKMDHWIEVNIGEILPVDLKQKKISLIYAGGNLCNVRYNQSINKGLMPGEVILGVIE; encoded by the coding sequence GTGGAAAATTTACTTGCCATACTAGATAAGTTGAAAAGTAGGAAACGAGGTTTTAAAAGAGATTATTATATTCCAAGAGATTGGAACGTATTGGGGTATAATAAATTTAAGACAGCCAAGAATGCAGAAAATGAGATAATAGTTAATCCATATGACTTTATGATATATACAATTGAGCAGGGTATATTAAGCAATGCAAATAAGAAAAAAAGATATGATAAAGCATTGGATGTTAATGCAAAGAATTCAGTTAATGTGTTTGAGAGTACAGTATATAGTATGCTTCCTAGAATGTTTACGGCATGGGATCATTACAAAAGTGGAGAAGTTTTGCAAGGATCTTTTGTAAAGTCTTTATGTTTGCTTCCATACTTGAAGCAATATAATATAGATATAATATATTTGTTACCTGTATTTGAGTACAGTAATCAGTATAAAAGAGGGGAGATAGGAAGTCCATATTCGATAAAAAATATATATAAGCTTGATGAAAACTTGCATGAGGAATTGTTAGGTCAGGATAAAGAAATGCTAGGAGTAGAATTTAAAGCTTTCGTTGAAGCTTGTCATATCATGGGTATAAGGGTTATGGTAGACTTCGTATTTAGAACAGTTGCAAGGGATAATGATTTGATAGTAGAGCATCCGGATTGGTTTTATTGGATAGATTTAAAGTATAAGGATACATTTAGTATATTTAAGATACCTAGTTTAGACCAAAAAGTTGATGTATCGGAAAAAACAGTGCATGATTTATATAAAACGCCTGATCTTAAAAATTATTTGAAACAGTTTAGAATGTGTCCTAAAGATGAAGACCCTTACAAATGGGAGCAATTGATAGAGAGGCATAATAATACAGGTGAAAACATATTGGATTTAATAGAAAGTTATTTTCATTTAACCACAGCTCCGGCTTTTTCAGATACACTAAATGATATTCAGCCAGCGTGGTCAGACGTTACATATATAAAATTTTTTAGAGATAGAAATGAGGTATCGAAAAAATACGTGAGTGATGATGTTCCGCCTTATATATTGCAAGATGGAGCAAAGCTTAGCGTGTTCCCGGCAAAAGATAAAATAAAAGAGTTGTGGGAATATGTTTTGGATGTGATACCGTTTTACCAAAATGAGTATATGATAGACGGAGCAAGAATTGATATGGGCCATGCACTACCAAGGGATTTGAATGAAAAGTTAGTAGCATTGGCAAAGAAGAACAATAAAAACTTTATACTTTGGTCGGAAGAGTTTGATCCTAAAAAGTCTAAACAAGCAAAAGATGCAGGATTTCATTTTATTAGTGGAAGCTTGTGGTCGGTGTATAAGGAAGTACAAGATGCAGGGTTTAATAGAGCTTTATTATTAGATAGCCTTATGTCGTCAGAGCTTCCTGTTGCAGCAGCAGTAGATACTCCAGATACACCAAGGGCTGCAACTATACATTATGACAAAACAGAATTGGAATTGATAGTGTTTTTGAATAGTTTTGTTCCAAATTCTGTGCCATTTATTACGAATGGTAGTGAATGTATGGAAATACAACCAATGAACATGGGGCTAGGGAATACACCTTCAGGCCAGTATGTGTTACCCAAAAAGGATCCTATGTATGGAAAGCTTGCATTCTTTGACAAGTATAGTATACATTGGGGGACTAGCCAAGCTAAATGGATGTCAGAGATTATGAAAAAAACAGCAGAGCTAAGGAAGAAATATATGAGTATATTATCTAAAAAAGAAAATTTTATTGTGCAAGAGGAAATGCAAAAACACTATGACTTCATATTTTTTGCATACTATGATAAGAAGAAAAGTAAAGGTTTATTCTTTTTAGCGAATAGGAAAATGGATCATTGGATTGAAGTTAATATAGGGGAGATATTACCAGTAGATTTGAAACAGAAAAAGATATCTTTAATTTATGCAGGTGGTAATTTGTGTAATGTTCGATATAACCAATCTATAAATAAAGGATTGATGCCTGGAGAGGTTATATTAGGAGTAATAGAATAA
- the glgP gene encoding alpha-glucan family phosphorylase encodes MTKDLKKTLKVAYFCMEFGLHEDFRIYSGGLGILAGDILKAAKDLETQMVGVGILWRQGYVEQTIGVNGKTVDSYPAYEYDFLKDTGVKVSIKIRERDVVCKVWECTKYGNVPLYLLDTNLPENSDALLTGQLYGWFQEERVAQEMILSIGGVRALKKLGIDVDIYHFNDSHPVLAGTELIKEFMTKEGMSFKEAWNKVRNKIIFTTHTPVVAGNEVHEHRVLSYMGAYNGLTYEQMKELGGDPFSMTVAGLRLSRKANGVAKLHGETAKKMWNYVTDSSEIIAITNGVHNKTWQDKRIVEAFNANADLWAPHMELKRELFEEIYKRNGVRLDENVLTIGFARRAAPYKRSDLIFRNKEVINKLLDSKKLQIVFAGKAHPNDLTGKEIIANLYAMSKKYPDSIVFLQNYDMKIGKIITRGCDIWLNNPIRPMEASGTSGMKAAMNGVLNCSVLDGWWPEGCEHGVTGWQIGGGYEGPDADKVDSESLYQVLLNEVIPTYYENKAKWKEMMRNSIEMSHWNFSAERMVSDYYDKMYSEE; translated from the coding sequence ATGACAAAGGATCTAAAAAAGACATTAAAAGTAGCATATTTTTGTATGGAGTTTGGTTTACATGAGGATTTCAGAATATATTCTGGAGGGTTAGGAATATTAGCAGGTGACATATTAAAGGCTGCTAAGGATTTAGAAACACAAATGGTAGGCGTAGGTATATTATGGAGACAAGGATATGTAGAACAAACAATTGGTGTAAATGGAAAGACAGTGGATTCTTATCCTGCGTACGAGTACGACTTTTTGAAGGATACAGGTGTCAAGGTAAGTATAAAGATAAGAGAAAGGGATGTAGTTTGTAAAGTTTGGGAATGTACAAAGTATGGAAATGTTCCATTGTACTTGTTAGACACAAACTTGCCAGAGAATTCAGATGCGTTGTTAACAGGTCAATTGTATGGTTGGTTTCAAGAAGAAAGAGTAGCGCAAGAGATGATACTAAGCATAGGAGGAGTTCGTGCGTTAAAGAAACTAGGTATAGATGTAGATATATATCACTTCAATGATAGCCATCCAGTGTTGGCAGGAACTGAGTTAATAAAAGAGTTTATGACAAAAGAAGGAATGTCATTTAAAGAGGCTTGGAATAAAGTGAGGAATAAGATAATATTTACAACACATACACCAGTAGTTGCAGGAAATGAAGTTCATGAGCACAGGGTGTTAAGCTATATGGGGGCATACAACGGCTTAACTTATGAGCAAATGAAAGAATTAGGTGGAGATCCATTTAGTATGACAGTGGCTGGTCTTAGATTATCTAGAAAGGCTAATGGTGTTGCCAAATTACATGGAGAAACAGCTAAGAAGATGTGGAATTACGTAACAGATTCATCTGAAATAATAGCTATAACAAATGGAGTACATAATAAGACATGGCAAGATAAAAGAATAGTAGAGGCATTTAATGCTAATGCTGATTTATGGGCGCCACATATGGAGTTAAAGAGAGAGTTGTTTGAGGAAATCTATAAAAGAAATGGAGTAAGATTAGACGAGAACGTTCTTACAATAGGATTTGCTAGGAGAGCTGCACCATACAAAAGAAGTGATTTGATATTTAGAAATAAAGAGGTTATAAATAAGCTTTTGGATAGCAAAAAATTGCAGATAGTATTTGCAGGAAAAGCGCATCCAAACGACTTAACAGGAAAAGAGATTATAGCGAATTTGTATGCAATGTCTAAAAAGTATCCAGATTCAATAGTTTTCTTACAAAACTATGATATGAAGATAGGAAAGATAATAACAAGAGGTTGCGATATTTGGTTGAATAATCCGATAAGACCTATGGAGGCTAGTGGAACATCAGGAATGAAGGCTGCAATGAATGGAGTATTAAATTGTAGTGTTCTTGATGGTTGGTGGCCAGAAGGATGTGAGCATGGTGTTACAGGATGGCAAATAGGTGGAGGGTATGAAGGCCCAGATGCAGATAAAGTAGATTCAGAATCTTTGTATCAAGTATTATTAAATGAAGTAATACCAACTTATTACGAGAACAAGGCAAAATGGAAAGAAATGATGAGAAACAGTATAGAGATGTCTCATTGGAATTTTTCAGCAGAGAGAATGGTGTCAGATTATTATGACAAAATGTATTCAGAAGAGTAA
- the aroB gene encoding 3-dehydroquinate synthase, whose translation MKRVLVNSKENPYYIYINDNFEYFIKLLKEYKLNKVVIVFDYNAYKFHGKQFIKLLEENEILQEKYILKSNEKNKNLNTVYDIYDFLYRAKVDRNAVLIAFGGGIIGDIVGFVASSYKRGIRFIQVPTTLLACIDSSIGGKVAVNFKDIKNLIGAFYNPLFVYENVTLLNTLEKREYNCGMVEIIKHALLADAEFFEQIESGNCKSLEEMIRKSVEIKAEIVEIDEKENGLRVILNLGHTVGHAIESVSKFRVSHGEAVALGILYSLKVSCELNKMSKKNAKRIEKLFKEIGVLPKNLKDLSARKIKKCIEQDKKMKDGILQYVILDDIGKYEILHMDKMKYFS comes from the coding sequence ATGAAAAGAGTATTAGTTAATTCAAAAGAGAATCCATATTATATTTATATAAATGACAATTTTGAATATTTTATAAAGTTACTTAAAGAATACAAGTTAAATAAAGTAGTGATTGTGTTTGACTATAATGCATATAAGTTCCATGGGAAACAGTTCATTAAGCTTTTAGAGGAAAATGAGATTTTACAGGAAAAGTATATATTAAAGTCTAATGAGAAGAATAAGAATCTAAATACGGTTTATGATATATATGATTTTTTATATAGAGCCAAAGTCGATCGGAATGCGGTACTTATAGCTTTTGGAGGAGGAATAATTGGAGATATAGTTGGATTTGTAGCAAGTAGTTATAAGAGGGGGATTAGGTTTATACAGGTTCCGACAACATTACTTGCGTGTATAGATAGTAGCATAGGTGGAAAAGTTGCAGTTAATTTTAAGGATATTAAAAATCTAATAGGTGCATTCTATAACCCTTTGTTTGTGTACGAAAATGTAACTTTATTAAACACTTTAGAAAAAAGAGAGTATAATTGTGGTATGGTAGAAATAATAAAGCATGCATTGTTAGCTGATGCAGAGTTTTTTGAGCAAATAGAGAGTGGGAATTGTAAAAGCTTGGAAGAAATGATAAGAAAGAGTGTAGAAATAAAGGCTGAGATAGTGGAAATAGATGAAAAGGAAAACGGATTAAGAGTTATATTAAATTTAGGTCATACTGTTGGGCATGCGATTGAGAGTGTGTCTAAATTTAGAGTATCTCATGGGGAAGCTGTAGCATTGGGTATACTTTATAGTCTTAAGGTATCATGTGAATTGAATAAGATGAGCAAAAAAAATGCAAAACGAATAGAAAAATTATTTAAAGAGATTGGAGTGTTACCTAAAAATCTAAAAGATCTTAGTGCTAGAAAGATAAAAAAATGTATTGAACAAGATAAAAAGATGAAGGATGGAATATTACAATATGTAATTTTGGATGATATAGGTAAATATGAAATATTACATATGGACAAAATGAAGTATTTTTCTTAA